GCAGAGCTAAAGAAAAGAGTTGGGAACTGTGAGAGGACAgatgagggaggggggaggagctCTATGATCTGAGTCATAGGAGCTCCATAAGAAGACACCCAACAGGTGATGGGAGCAAGTGAGGACTTAATGGAAGACAGTTTGCCTGAGCTGAAGGGAGCATCTTCAGATGGAAAGGATCTTGCCATAAAATGCCAAAGACAATGTGGAAAGGCACCTACCTGATGGGAAAACTTCAACCTTCAAAGTGAAAGAGAAGTCTACAAGCGTCCAGacgcacgcgtgcacacacacacaccccaaagtcGACATATAGACATGGAAAAAAACCTCACGTTTTCATATTGGTGTCCTCACCAGCAATATTGGATGCTAAGAGACCatagaaggattttttttcttgcctttccaagaacaaaaaattttaaggagGAAACAAAAAGAGTTAAGTCTCTCAAAAGATCTGAAGGAAAACATATTTTGATCTTGAACCCTATATCCAACCAAACTATTAATGGTGAGGACAAAATAAGGACAGATTAAGGTATGCAAGAACCAGCTGTGCTTAAGTTAACAGAAATGTCTTAATAAACACATAGCatcttttgtttgaaaaaaataccAATATCAAATTATAGTTGCAAATTACTTCTAATTGCAAAAGGCAAAACACATTTAAAAGTCCAAAATGTTGACTACTCACTCAAGGAGATACTTCTACTACACAGAAAAGGAATCTAGGCAAGAAGGTGACACGGTCACCAAGAGTAAGCCAGCAGCCAAGCACCACAGAGAAAAACgaagaaagtaaacaaaatcaAGAGCCATTAgttgggcatccctggtggcacagtggttaagaatctgcctgccagtgcaggggacacgggttcaagccctggtccgggatgatcccacataccgcggagcaactaagcccgtgcgccacagctactgagcctgcgctctagagcccgcgagccacaactactgaagcccacatgccacaactactgaagcctgcaggcctagagcctgtgctccgcaacaagagaagccaccgcaatgaaaagcccgtgtactgcaacgaagagtagccccagctcgctgcagctagagaaagcccacgcacacagcaatgaagacccaacgcagcctataaaataaataaataaaataagtctattataaaaaaaaagagccattaGTCCTTGAATCCTAGAATATTCTCTTTCATGCAACATGGTTTCAATAACTAGGTTTttcatttccccctttcctctctggtccagtggtaaatatttgttcattgtcATTATATTTCGATCAACCTATGGCCCAAGTTTGGAGCTTCATGCTTGGAATAGAAGCGTGCCATGCAGAATAGAAGATGACGTTTGTCAACCTTGCCAACTTAAAAGTAATGTCACTGGCCAAACTGTGAgctggaagagggaggaagaggtgaaagggggaagggaagccCATTCTCCTGATCTTCCATGCAGGGAGGCAAGAAACAGTCTCTAAAATCGTTAAGTGGAAAAAAGACTCAAGTGTACCACGTAAAGTCACAAAGGTCCTGCTAGAGGAATCAAGCGCACGTGACTGGCTAACAGAGCCTCGGGAGGAGCACGGGCATGAGTGCAGGGCGTCCTCCTCTCTCCAAGTGCAGAAGTGACAGCTGCTAAGTCCACCCAGAGTTACAGTGGTCATCCCCAGGAAAGCGGCGGTGGTGCTGCTGGTGGCGGACTGGGCCCGGTCTGGGAAAGGCGTGAGGGTCTGCGTATCTGAACAGATCCGGGTTGCTATTGCTGCTcaccgccccctgcccccaggcccacCCACCCACAAGTTGGTGCGTCAAGAGGGCCACCTGGCTTCCCCCGCACCGTGAGCCCAGCTCTCCACCGCCCCGAGATTCCTTCCCCTGAGCCGGAAGCACTCAGCCCTGCACTCTGCTCCAGCTCCTCTCTGCCCCCTCGCTTCCGCAGCCAGCTCATTTCAGCCCGGCCTAGCTCTCACCTCCCGCTGCTCTCCACCCCTGCCTGGCGCACAGCCCCTCCTCAGTCCTTCCTTCCGGCCCTGCAGGCGCTCCCGCCCTCGCTGCCTCCAGCACCCCGCCTCTGAGCCCCTCCTTCTCAGCCTCCGCTCCCCACCTGCCTGGGTGGCCAGGGCTCACTGGGGCTCCCAGAGCTTCATTCAGGTCCCCCACCCGTGGTGCCCAGCCCTTTCCGCAACCCAACCGTGCTCAGAGTTGCCACGTTCAACAAGTGAAAATGTAGGAGGAGGCTGCCTCGCTGCAGCCAGCCCTCTTCCTGCTGGAGCAGACCCCTTGGGAGGCAGACGGGCCCCAGAACAGCACCCGGGACAACTGGGGGAATGAGTCATCCTCACAGTAGCCACGAGATGGCATCACCACCCCATGTTCTAGAGGAAGAAACTGGCCGGCATCGGGCTGTAACCGGCGAAGTGGGGACCTGTGCTGGGACCCCCTAAGCTCTACAGCCTTCTGTCTCTCTGGCCGCACACTCGTGAACACACTTCGGGCAGGGAATGGGGCTGCGGAGCCCTGGTGCTCCCCTGCCCCCGAACAGCTTTCAGCCTGCTGGGCAGCTTCTGGCCAGCCGATCCTGACGTAGGCAAGAGTGATAGCCCACAGGCTCTGCAAGGCCAAGATGGTGCCAGGAGCCCAGGAGGCCAGAGGCTGGCAAGGCAGGGCGTGGACTCACCTGGACAACACGGATCCTGCCATGGGCAGCGTCCAGTGTGTCGTAGAAGGCCTGCACTACCGTATGGAACTCACTGCTGCTCTCGGCCACACACTCCAGCCTGCCCAAGGGCTCCCTCGGCCTCTGCTGTGGCACTGACACACAGGGAGAAAGGGCGTGTGGGCCATGCCTGGGGCACCGGtccaccctgccctcccccatGCGGGCTGCAGACTCACAAGTGGGGCCCGAAGCCTCCGAGGGAAAGGCCAAGCTCTGATCCCGGGGGCCAGCCCACAGCGCTGCTAAGTGGTGGGCCGCACGGGTGGGCTGGGTCCCAAAGCCACGGAGGACGGTGCGGTCACCACGAAGGGCGACGCTCACGCCGTGGCGCCGCTCCAGGCGGGCGCACAGCTCCGTGGGCAGCACGCAGCCCCGGGGCCCCACCGTCTCCTCCCGGAGGTGCACCTCCAAGGCCGCCTCTAGGGCCCGGCCCAGCTCATCCATATCCTGCTCGAAGGCCGCGTGCACCTCCAGCTGGGCCCAGCCGCcaggccccccaccccggggctcCGGTTCTTCCTCCAGCGGGGGCGGCTGGAGGGAGAGGGCCAGGGCCCACTGCAGCGCCACAGCCTCCTCCCGCTTGGCCACCTGGCCTTGTGGCTCCAGCGAGCGGCAGAGAGCCAGCTGCAGCTCAGCCTCCTCCTGCAGCCGCCCAGGCACCCCGGTGCGGGGCGCCacgggcccctccccagccctgggagtCTTCTCCTCCTCCGGCTGCCCCGCGggctcctcctcccccagctccagtGGCAGCCAGTCTTCCCCGTCCAGGCCCTCCAGGGCGGCCAGCAGCTCTCGGACCTCCTCTGGGGACAGGGAGAGGCACCGGGTCAGGGGTCAAGTCCAGCCAGGATGGGGCTGAAGGAGAGGACTAGTCAGGGGCCGGGTGGAAGATGGAGACGGGGTTAGAGGGTATACGGTCACAGGGCAGAGCAGCAGGGGGTGAGGTCAAGAAAGGGCCGCAGGATGTGCCGGGGTCCCCCAGGAGCCCTACCTAGGCTCACATTCTCCTGGCCACCGTCTGTACTGTCTGGAGGCCACAGGGTGTGGGAGTGGCCAGGGAGCACCTGTAGGGCCTCAGTGGGGTCCACCTGTTGGGAAAGAATGCCAGTACCCCCAGACACATACCCCTCCCAGGCCTCTGAGCAAGGGTGGAGGAGGTACGGGGGGCGCTGAGGAGtgaagaaggggaggggaagggaggggagggctcCATGTCTACCTCTCCCAGGTCTGTGTCCAGGGCAGCCCTGGCCAGACGCTCTGTCCCAAAGACGCACTGGAACTGAGCTTCCATCCCCCGCAGAAGGTGCTGCCCCTCTGGGCTCAGCAGGAACCTGGCACTGCCTGGGTGCTTCAGGCTCAGCACGTGACAGCTCACGCTGCCCAGCAGACTTTGCAGGAACTCCTCGGCTGCCTGGCATGGGGCCAGGGCTCCGCAGAGCTGCAGGACCACGGGGCGGGGTGAGGAGGAGCACTTGGCAGGTTGGGGCACAGGAGAGGCACCCAGAGCCCCCCCGTAGTAGAGGTGAGGAATCCTCAGGGGTCGCTTACCCGAAATCCAGTCGTATCTGATCCCTCGAGTGGGAAGAGGGCGACGTCTCCCAGACCAGCAAGAAGGTCCTCATGATAGAGTTGAATGAAGCGCATTGCTCCCAGCTCCATCGGCAGCACTGTCTCCACCAGGCCCTCCTGCCCCGGTGACCCTACAGGGCCCAGGCTCATTGACACCACCTGCTCCAGAGACTCCACAGCAATCTCCACTGGGCCTGGAGACCCCGTAGGCCCCGGGCTCACCAACCCCTCCTGTTCTGAAGACCCCACGGGCCTGGAGCTGACTGGCCTGGCCTGTCCCAGAGAGGACCTGTCCCAGAGATGCCCTGTCCTCAGCAAGGCTCCTGTTTGCCCCGGTGCCTCCTCAGAGCCCAGTGTCACATTCCCTGCACAATTCTGTGCCCTTGCTGGCCCTCCAGCCTCCAGGAGAGCATGCTTGGGGGCCCCAGGCCCCAACTCGGCCAAGCGGCTCCCTCCACTGGTGTGCTCGCTGAGCTCCTCGGGCTCCAGGACATCGTAGTGGGGGACAAGAATCAGCTCTGAACCCTGCAGCTGGTGGGCCCGCTGCAGCACCCGTTCGGCCActtggaggaagggaaaggacaGAAGTCGTCAGGGCTCCaaggtatagggagggtgggccgCCCTGTCCAGCCCCACTCACCCTGCCACTGCTGGAAGGAAGCGATGGTGCCCAGGTGCCCTGGCAGGCTGCGCACGCCCTCCAGGGGCCCCCCGCCACTGCGGCGCTCATTCTCCAGGTACAGCTCCAGCAGCAGCAGGTCTGCAGGGGGGATGCCCCCCACGACACGCACCGCCCGGGCCTGAGGCACCCAGGCCAGGGAGACCTCAGCCCCCTTCAGGCCCAGGGACTGGGCGTGCTCCTCCAGGACGCGGGCTTCTGTGGGGAGGGTGCAAGTCAGCTCGGGGCATCTCCCCTGAAAGGCGCGTCTGCCCCCGATCCCGCCTCTCACCTGCGTCTGAAAGGGGCTTGGGCAGCTGCACCAGGGCCCGGTCTGGTCGGGGACTGGCCAGGGCACGGCACGGCTGCACTGGCTGCCCTGCGGCACAAAGGAGGGCTTGGACATACTGCTCCAGGTGCTGGGGTCCCGTGCCAGCAGACAGCCCTTGGAGCAGTAGGCGCGAAGGGGCGCGTGGTGGGGCTGGCCGCAGGCTCAGCCGAGCGCCGTGCAGAGTGTGCTCCTCCTGGGCCAAGACCCTCGCTGCATctgcaggcagggggagggggtgtcaggGCCGGCGGCCGGTGGGGGCCCAGGCTGCCCCTTTGAATGGGTCCACTCA
This sequence is a window from Orcinus orca chromosome 17, mOrcOrc1.1, whole genome shotgun sequence. Protein-coding genes within it:
- the PARP10 gene encoding protein mono-ADP-ribosyltransferase PARP10 gives rise to the protein MWASPTVRGVPGNAAQGPARGEVGLWAATPPVPSAQAVMMGEEEAELGAAVELRGLPPDVPDELLTLYFENRRSSGGGRVSSWQRLGRGGILTFQEAADAARVLAQEEHTLHGARLSLRPAPPRAPSRLLLQGLSAGTGPQHLEQYVQALLCAAGQPVQPCRALASPRPDRALVQLPKPLSDAEARVLEEHAQSLGLKGAEVSLAWVPQARAVRVVGGIPPADLLLLELYLENERRSGGGPLEGVRSLPGHLGTIASFQQWQVAERVLQRAHQLQGSELILVPHYDVLEPEELSEHTSGGSRLAELGPGAPKHALLEAGGPARAQNCAGNVTLGSEEAPGQTGALLRTGHLWDRSSLGQARPVSSRPVGSSEQEGLVSPGPTGSPGPVEIAVESLEQVVSMSLGPVGSPGQEGLVETVLPMELGAMRFIQLYHEDLLAGLGDVALFPLEGSDTTGFRLCGALAPCQAAEEFLQSLLGSVSCHVLSLKHPGSARFLLSPEGQHLLRGMEAQFQCVFGTERLARAALDTDLGEVDPTEALQVLPGHSHTLWPPDSTDGGQENVSLEEVRELLAALEGLDGEDWLPLELGEEEPAGQPEEEKTPRAGEGPVAPRTGVPGRLQEEAELQLALCRSLEPQGQVAKREEAVALQWALALSLQPPPLEEEPEPRGGGPGGWAQLEVHAAFEQDMDELGRALEAALEVHLREETVGPRGCVLPTELCARLERRHGVSVALRGDRTVLRGFGTQPTRAAHHLAALWAGPRDQSLAFPSEASGPTLPQQRPREPLGRLECVAESSSEFHTVVQAFYDTLDAAHGRIRVVQVERVLHPLLQQQYELHRERLEQCCDRRPAEQVLYHGTSVATVPDICAHGFNRSFCGRNGTLYGQGVYFAKRASLSVLDRYSPPDSEGHKAVFVARVLTGDYGQGRRGLRAPPPRPPGHALLRYDSAVDCLPRPSIFVIFHDTQALPTHLITCKHMSRSPPGDPPELLSNSPAT